The following proteins are co-located in the Deltaproteobacteria bacterium genome:
- a CDS encoding 50S ribosome-binding GTPase encodes MPANLPPQYFEAEKRFREAKTQPEKIAALEAMLAIMPHHKGTDKLRASLRRRLSKLRDEQERRKGGGRADLYSVKREGAGQVALVGTPNAGKSQLLAALTNAEPVVADYPFTTQRPQAGMVAFENVQIQLVDLPPLIEEHTEPWVFNIMRSADALLLVLDLIQDPLAELEITLKVLQGQRIILMGGEEGDVEPGAFTKRSLVVGNKGDLAGAGENFAILKEFYGEKVTMTIISAKEGLNLEQLRGQLYTLLDVLRIYPKRPGHEPDLSAPVILKQGSTVLNLAREIHKDFITNLRYARIWGSGKFDGQRVQRDYILQDGDIIELHI; translated from the coding sequence ATGCCGGCTAATCTGCCGCCCCAATATTTCGAGGCCGAAAAGAGGTTTCGGGAGGCAAAGACGCAACCAGAAAAGATAGCTGCTCTGGAGGCCATGCTTGCAATCATGCCCCACCACAAGGGGACTGACAAGCTGCGGGCCTCCTTGCGCAGGAGGCTCTCCAAGCTGAGGGATGAGCAGGAGAGGAGGAAGGGGGGGGGCAGGGCTGACCTTTATAGCGTGAAGCGGGAGGGGGCAGGACAGGTGGCCCTGGTGGGCACCCCTAATGCTGGCAAATCTCAACTATTGGCCGCCCTCACCAATGCTGAGCCTGTGGTAGCCGATTACCCCTTCACCACTCAGAGGCCTCAGGCCGGGATGGTGGCCTTTGAGAATGTCCAGATCCAATTGGTAGATCTCCCACCCCTTATTGAGGAGCACACTGAGCCGTGGGTCTTCAACATCATGCGCAGTGCTGACGCCCTCCTGCTGGTCCTCGACCTGATCCAAGACCCCCTAGCGGAGCTGGAGATCACCTTGAAGGTATTGCAGGGGCAGAGGATCATCCTCATGGGCGGGGAAGAGGGGGATGTCGAGCCCGGTGCCTTCACCAAGAGGTCATTGGTGGTAGGGAATAAAGGTGACCTAGCAGGAGCAGGGGAGAACTTTGCGATCTTAAAGGAGTTCTATGGGGAGAAGGTTACCATGACCATAATCTCCGCCAAAGAGGGACTAAATCTGGAGCAGTTGCGGGGCCAGCTATACACGCTCCTCGATGTCCTGCGGATTTACCCCAAGCGCCCTGGCCACGAGCCCGATCTAAGCGCCCCGGTGATCCTCAAGCAGGGGAGCACGGTCCTCAACCTCGCCAGGGAGATACACAAGGATTTCATCACCAATCTCCGCTACGCCAGGATCTGGGGATCGGGAAAGTTTGACGGACAGAGGGTGCAGCGGGACTACATCTTACAAGACGGCGACATCATCGAACTGCATATCTGA
- a CDS encoding glycosyltransferase family 9 protein codes for MSLEELRGGRILIVHQGALGDFILALPAVKTLREFLQPAWLEIMGHPWTLQLVEGRYYADGINDVNRAEMAPFFQEGAQLPKGACRYLSRFDAAFVFGKGATFAQNLRRTGIKWVFLLPPFPKERRHLVDHHLSSLMALGIPSAPVSPKIFLREEDEGWAVEFFRQRRWGLGGIIAMHPGAGSRKKVWPLHRFADLGRILAQGGRGLLIVQGPADEEIVGETFGGLNGVPHLVLCNLPLIKLGALLSHASLFIGNDSGISHLAAALGVPTVSIFGPTDPLVWAPRGERAFWIQGGVDCSPCSWQQQQECERQRCLEGIEVEDLVKFLTRRMKDPHKGVFKHGRAIPEKGLSHHIV; via the coding sequence ATGTCCTTAGAGGAGTTGCGCGGAGGCAGAATCCTCATCGTCCACCAAGGGGCGCTGGGCGATTTCATCCTCGCCTTGCCTGCTGTAAAGACCCTGCGTGAGTTTCTACAACCTGCTTGGCTGGAGATCATGGGACATCCCTGGACCCTGCAACTGGTCGAAGGTCGCTACTATGCCGATGGCATCAACGACGTGAACAGGGCTGAGATGGCCCCTTTTTTTCAGGAGGGTGCGCAGCTGCCCAAAGGGGCGTGCAGATATCTCAGTAGGTTCGATGCAGCCTTTGTCTTCGGAAAGGGAGCTACTTTTGCACAGAACCTCCGGCGGACTGGGATAAAATGGGTGTTCCTCCTTCCCCCCTTCCCCAAAGAGAGGAGGCACCTGGTAGACCACCACCTCTCATCCTTGATGGCCCTGGGGATTCCCTCTGCCCCTGTCTCACCAAAGATATTCCTGCGGGAGGAAGATGAGGGGTGGGCAGTGGAATTTTTTAGACAAAGGAGATGGGGCCTAGGGGGGATAATAGCCATGCACCCAGGTGCAGGGAGCCGCAAGAAGGTCTGGCCCCTTCATCGTTTTGCCGATCTGGGCAGGATATTAGCCCAAGGTGGCAGGGGTCTTCTCATCGTCCAGGGCCCTGCCGATGAGGAGATAGTGGGAGAGACGTTTGGGGGTTTGAATGGAGTTCCCCATTTGGTATTATGCAACCTCCCATTGATCAAGTTAGGGGCCTTGCTGAGCCATGCCTCCCTCTTTATCGGCAACGACTCCGGCATCTCCCACCTGGCGGCGGCCTTAGGGGTACCTACGGTTTCCATCTTCGGCCCTACAGACCCCCTTGTCTGGGCCCCCCGCGGCGAGAGGGCCTTTTGGATTCAGGGAGGGGTCGATTGTTCCCCATGTAGTTGGCAACAACAACAGGAGTGCGAGAGGCAGAGGTGTCTGGAGGGGATCGAGGTGGAGGACCTGGTGAAATTTCTCACCAGGAGGATGAAGGACCCCCACAAAGGGGTGTTTAAACATGGGAGAGCTATCCCCGAGAAAGGGTTGTCACACCATATCGTGTGA
- a CDS encoding translation elongation factor-like protein, translated as MEEKRIGTVMDYFAKIGVVAIHLEEDGLKVGDTIHIMGHTTDLTEEVTSMQIEHDPVQEAKVGDDVGIKVKDRARKKDAVYKVIG; from the coding sequence ATGGAGGAGAAGAGAATCGGCACGGTAATGGATTACTTCGCCAAGATCGGGGTGGTGGCCATCCACTTGGAGGAGGATGGCCTGAAAGTGGGGGACACCATCCACATCATGGGTCACACCACGGACCTTACCGAGGAGGTAACCTCCATGCAGATAGAACACGATCCTGTGCAGGAGGCGAAAGTAGGCGACGATGTGGGGATCAAGGTGAAGGACAGGGCAAGGAAGAAGGATGCGGTCTACAAGGTGATAGGTTAA
- a CDS encoding DUF763 domain-containing protein has protein sequence MRRGIAHLPLHYGKTPPWLFKRMTLLAREITRVLVAEFGPEEVLRRLSNPFWFQAFGCLLGFDWHSSGLTTTVCGALKEGLRGLEQETEIFVAGGKGRTSRDTPQEIERHCDRISLEPSCLIYASRMSAKVDSSALQDGYQLYHHTFLFTLQGEWCVIQQGMNPATRYARRYHWLEEGVKNFVCEPHQAICCDARGAVLNMVAQESQGARGAVAALSMEDPDRVFAEVRRIERLDLPSHHPIQFGDLNAKRLYQVFIKTYERGTKNFEEVLGTPGVGPKTIRALSLIAELIYGEQPSFRDPARFSFAHGGKDGHPYPVDRETYDRSIDFLKRGLWAAKVGRSEKLKAMRRLNAFFSPQVGRDGTVR, from the coding sequence ATGCGCCGTGGAATAGCCCATCTACCTCTCCACTACGGCAAGACTCCTCCCTGGCTGTTCAAGAGGATGACGTTGTTGGCCCGGGAGATCACCCGGGTGCTGGTGGCCGAGTTTGGCCCTGAGGAGGTCCTGCGTCGCCTCTCAAACCCCTTCTGGTTTCAGGCCTTCGGGTGTCTGTTGGGCTTTGACTGGCACAGCAGCGGGTTGACCACTACGGTATGCGGGGCCCTGAAGGAAGGACTGCGGGGCCTAGAGCAGGAGACGGAGATCTTCGTGGCCGGGGGAAAAGGGAGGACTTCGCGGGACACGCCTCAGGAGATAGAGAGACACTGTGACCGCATCTCCTTGGAGCCCTCCTGCCTCATATACGCCAGTCGGATGTCGGCTAAGGTGGACAGCAGTGCCCTACAGGATGGCTATCAGCTCTACCATCACACCTTCTTATTCACCCTTCAGGGGGAGTGGTGTGTGATCCAGCAGGGAATGAACCCCGCCACCCGCTATGCCAGGAGATATCATTGGCTGGAGGAGGGGGTGAAGAACTTTGTCTGCGAGCCCCATCAGGCCATATGTTGCGACGCCCGGGGGGCGGTATTAAACATGGTGGCCCAGGAGAGCCAGGGTGCCAGGGGTGCGGTGGCGGCCTTGAGCATGGAGGACCCGGATAGGGTCTTCGCTGAAGTGAGGCGGATCGAGAGGTTGGACCTCCCTTCCCACCACCCCATCCAGTTTGGAGACCTGAACGCCAAGAGGCTGTATCAGGTCTTCATTAAGACCTATGAGCGGGGGACAAAGAATTTCGAGGAGGTCCTGGGGACACCGGGAGTGGGCCCCAAGACCATCAGGGCCCTGAGCCTTATCGCCGAACTCATCTATGGTGAACAGCCGAGCTTCCGGGACCCGGCCAGGTTCAGTTTTGCTCATGGGGGAAAGGATGGACATCCTTATCCCGTGGACCGAGAGACCTACGATCGCTCCATCGATTTCTTGAAGAGGGGACTGTGGGCCGCCAAAGTCGGCCGCAGCGAAAAGCTCAAGGCGATGAGGAGATTGAATGCCTTCTTCTCCCCCCAAGTTGGAAGAGATGGAACTGTTCGCTGA
- a CDS encoding replication-associated recombination protein A: MELFAETSKEFGASTAPLADRMRSRGLDEFVGQEHILGEGRVLRKAIEKGELFSFILWGPPGSGKTTLAQITARRTEAHFVSFSAVLSGVKEIREVIKEAEGQQKYHQRKTILFVDEIHRFNKTQQDAFLPHVEKGTIILIGATTQNPSFEVISPLLSRCQVFTLKPLGVEELMLIMRRALSDPDRGLGRYKVKIDPSVLRLLATLADGDARAALNGLELVVMTTPPEKDGIRRITRETAQEAMQKRILYDKDGEEHYNLISALHKSMRGSDPDATLYWLGRMLEGGEDPLYIARRLVRFASEDVGNADPQALSVAVAAMHAFHFIGQPEGELALAQAAVYLATASKSNALYAAYEKVRTEITKTGALPVPMHLRNAPTRLMEEMGYGKGYRYPHHFPEGFVEEDYFPESLKGRRYYRPTERGYEQEIRERLKRWWKGKKG, from the coding sequence ATGGAACTGTTCGCTGAAACGTCCAAGGAGTTTGGTGCCAGCACCGCCCCCTTGGCCGATAGGATGAGGTCGAGGGGGCTGGATGAGTTCGTGGGCCAGGAGCACATCCTGGGAGAAGGGAGGGTCTTGAGAAAGGCCATCGAGAAAGGAGAGTTGTTTTCCTTCATCCTCTGGGGCCCCCCTGGCTCGGGCAAGACCACCTTGGCCCAGATCACCGCCCGCAGAACAGAGGCCCATTTCGTTTCCTTCAGCGCAGTGCTCTCAGGAGTGAAGGAAATACGAGAAGTGATCAAGGAGGCCGAGGGGCAGCAGAAGTACCACCAGAGGAAGACCATCCTCTTTGTGGACGAGATCCACAGGTTCAACAAGACCCAACAAGATGCCTTCCTACCCCATGTGGAGAAGGGGACCATCATCCTCATCGGCGCCACCACCCAAAACCCATCCTTTGAGGTGATCTCGCCACTGCTTTCCCGCTGCCAGGTCTTCACTCTCAAGCCCCTGGGTGTGGAGGAACTGATGCTGATCATGCGCCGTGCCCTCTCCGATCCCGACAGAGGTCTGGGAAGATATAAGGTAAAAATAGACCCATCCGTCCTGAGGCTCCTTGCCACGCTTGCTGACGGAGATGCCAGAGCGGCGTTGAACGGTCTGGAGCTAGTGGTGATGACCACCCCCCCGGAAAAGGATGGGATCAGGAGGATCACCCGCGAGACGGCCCAAGAGGCGATGCAGAAGAGGATCCTCTACGACAAGGATGGGGAGGAACATTACAACCTCATCTCCGCCCTGCACAAAAGCATGAGGGGGAGCGACCCCGACGCAACCCTTTACTGGTTGGGGAGGATGTTGGAAGGGGGAGAGGATCCTCTATACATAGCACGTCGCCTGGTAAGATTTGCCTCTGAGGACGTGGGTAACGCCGACCCACAGGCCCTCTCAGTGGCGGTAGCGGCCATGCATGCCTTTCACTTCATCGGCCAGCCAGAAGGTGAGCTGGCCCTGGCTCAAGCCGCTGTCTATCTGGCTACCGCCTCCAAGAGCAACGCCCTTTATGCTGCCTATGAAAAGGTCCGCACGGAAATAACGAAGACAGGGGCCCTTCCCGTCCCCATGCACCTGCGTAATGCCCCTACCCGTCTGATGGAGGAGATGGGCTATGGTAAGGGGTATCGCTACCCCCACCACTTCCCCGAAGGTTTTGTCGAGGAAGACTATTTCCCAGAATCCCTGAAAGGACGCAGATATTACCGCCCCACGGAAAGGGGGTATGAGCAGGAGATTCGCGAACGGCTGAAAAGATGGTGGAAGGGGAAGAAGGGATGA